GAGGTTGACCACGGTATTGCCCTCAAGGAAGGAACCGAACCGGTTAACGTTCGGCCTTACAGATATGCGCACTATCAAAAGAACGAGATCGAGAAGCAGGTCCAAGATATGCTGCAATCCGGACTTGTGTGACCCAGCACTAGTCCCTTCTCGTCGCCTGTATTGCTAGTAAAAAAGAAAGACAGAAACTGGCGATTTTGTACAGATTATTGCGCGCTCAATGCCGCAACCATTAAGGACCGATTTCCGATTCCCATAGTGGACGACATGTTGGATGAACTCTACGGTGCTTCTTATTTTACCAAGCTGGATTAGAGGGCGGGATACCATCAGGTACGAGTTAAACCAAGTGATATTCATAAAATTGCTTTTTGAACGCATAATGGATATTACGAATACTTGGTTATGCCCTTCGGCTTATGTAATGCACCCTCCACATTTCAAGCCATCATGAACTCCATATTTTGACatcatctttaaaaattcaTATTAGTTTTCTTTAATGATATTTTGATCTATAGTCCAAACTGGGATCAACATTTAGTGCATGTAAGGCAGGCTTTTGAAATACTGAGGCAAcacatattttttgttaaagCTAGCAAATGTGCATTCGGGCAGCAAGAATTGGAGTACTTGAGGCACATTATCACCAACCAAGATGTGAAGGTGGATGAACAAAAAATTTCTGCTATGATAGCTTGGCCTTAACCTACTAACATTTCGGAACTACGTGGGGTTTTAGGCTTGACAGGTTATTACTGAAAGTTCGTCAAAGACTACGGCATTATAGCACGGCCTCTCACCAACCTTCTCAAAAAAGGCCAGTtcggatggaatgaagaagctGAGAACGCTTTCCTTGCTCTCAAACAGGCCATGACGACCACACCGATATTAGTTATGCCAAacttcaacaatgttttcactATCGAAATAGATGCGTCCGGAGAAGGAATTGGAGCGGTCCTATCACAACAAGGCAAACCAGTGGCATACATGAGTCGAGCCCTCGGAATGACAAAAAAATCATGGTCGACATACGCTAAGGAGATGTTGGCTATCGTCGAAGCCATACGTACCTAGCGGTCTTATCTTCTCGACCACAAATTTTGTATTCAGACCAATCAGCGCAGCCTCAAATATTTTCTAGAGCAACGAATCACAACACCGGAGCAACAAAAATGGGTTGCTAAACTCCTGGGCTACGACTACGAAATTAAATACAGACCGGGCCGTGAGAATTCCGCAGCAGATGCTCTCTCCCGAAAACAGGGCAGCCCTATTCTTCATGGAATTTCCTTTCTGCAAGTTAGCTTATGGAAGGAAATTAAAAAAGCTGCAGAAGAAGACCAATACATTCAGTCAAAGGGCCGTGCGGCCACTGATCAACCGGGAGGATCATATATGTGGCGTCAAGGACTGTTACTATACAAAGGAAGGGTCATTGTGCCAAACGATGCGACCTTAAGGGCAAAACTGTTACACGAAATGCATGACACCAAGGTAGGGGGTCATTTGGGAATCCTACAAACATTCAACAAGCTGAGACAACAGTTTTATTGGCTTGGGATGCATAACTCAGTGCAAGACTACATCAAAGGGTGCGAGGtatgccaaaaaataaaagccGAAACATTGGCTCCAGTTGGGCTTCTTCAACCGCTGCCAATCCCGTGCCAAGTGTGGGATGATATCACCTTAGACTTTATCGAGGGCCTCCCAGCGTCGCAAGGAAAGGACATCATCATGGTGGTTGTTGACAGACTTAGTAAGTTCGCTCATTTCCTTACTTTAAGTTACCCTTTTACAGCAAAAATGGTAGCCGAAAAATTTGTTGAAGGCATCATCAAGCTTCACGGTATGCCCAAATCAATTGTTAGTGATCGGGACCCGATCTTCATCAATAACTTCTGGAAGGAATTTTTTAAGCTATCGGGCACCAAATTACAGCTTAGCTCCGCTTACCACCCCCAGATGGATGGCCAGTCGGAAGTCGTCAATCGCTGCGTCGAACAATACCTCCAGTGTTTTGTTCATCAGTGGCCACGGAAATGGAGTGGCTATTTACCTTAGGCGGAATACTGGTATAATACGACATACCATATTTCAATGGGGATGACTCCTTTCCAGGCGTTGTATGGGCTCTCACCAGTACATGAAGTTGACCAGCAACTCATAACCCGGGATGAACTGCTTTGGCAACTGAAGGCCAATTTAGAACGATCAGTAAACAGAATGAAGCAAATGGCGGATAAGAAGCGTAGAGATATTTCGTTCGATATCGGCGAAAAAGTATTGTTGAAGTTACACCCATACCGCTAGCAAACAGTCTTCAAACGGGTCCATCAGAAACTAGCTAGCCGTTTTTATGGTCCCTATCAGATCCTAGAGAAGATCGAGCTAGTTGCATACAAATTACAATTACCAAACGGGGCATGCATTCACCCGGTATTTCACATGTCACTACTCAAACGGTACCTAGATGACGGGAAGAACATTGAAAAGCCACAGACTGAGTTACCACCATTCACCGATGAAGGGGTGGTCTTATTAGAGCCACACACGATTTTAGACTACCGCTGGGTCAAGCAAGGACCTCACCTGGTTGAAGAACACTTAGTGCAATGGAAGCACCTTCCACCCGAAGAAGCAACATGAGAGCCAATAAAAAGTTTACGGGAGATGTTTCCAAATTTGGACCTTGAGGAAGGATCCACTTGATGGGGGAGGTATTGTTAGGCCACGTCGTTCGGAGAGGGGCCATAAGCTAAATCCCAAATACTTGGGATAAGTGGGGACATGAAGAACCAGTGCATGTATGCAGTATGTGAAAAGCAGAAATGGATTGGGTCTTGATAGGCGAGAGTTTTACATGCGAATGGGTTTACGGCAGTTATGCATTTTACGTCATCTTTATTTCCGTTAGTGTTGTTCTGTTTTGAGCTCTATTTTATCCTCTGTTTTACGTGTGTTTACGTGTTTGAGTTTCGGTTAGTTAGCTGCtaatttttccttcattttcggCATGAATGTAAATGGCTTTGCTTATTTAAAACAGTCCAGAAATTGTCTATCTCAATTGTTGGgacctatcaaaaaaagaaacataagattaaaaaaaagaagacatttttctttttccatattGTCGGACTAACTCCTGTCCATTATTGCATTCTTAGAAAGAAAAACTCTTGAATTTAtaaacaattatttattttaaaatcgaCAGGATAACTTTAATTGGGTTTGCCAAATGAATTGGCTCTATCATTGTTGTCGTCTTCATGGAGCATAAGACGTTAATCCAAATGGCGACACGGCATGGCGAGTTTGGTCTGATAATTGACGTAACGTAACATCAAGATGCAGAAGCACAGCTAGGAATTTATTCGAAAGGggctaaataaaattaaaacaatatatataaaatattttttattttatttttatataatttttttatgatatataataatctaatagaaaaattataataaaaataaaatacatttaatacaacttatatattaaaaaaatatttaatatatcaagaacaatatataattaaaataataggaagacattcatacaaatatattaaacaaaaaaaatagattatctaaaattataacttgcgttcttttaaacaaacaaaatcatcaagtattaaatctaaatcaaaattcttaactatttctctttcaatatagacaaATAGAAATAGGTTAGAAATACTAGTAGTtatagttagaattttttttatttataataaaaattatgtattttattttatatgagatgtgttttatttattttatttttatattaaattaaattttatagatgggccaaaataatttttagaataggggtcaatatatgataaattaatattattttattaaattaaaaaaattaacatatatatatatatattttcaaatttggaGGGGGGGGCCATGGCCCCCTCCTGCCCCAACGTGGCTCCGCCACTGTCAAGATGGATGACGCAATGGTGGGCACTCAAGCAAGCATGCAAAAACTGTAACAGTGCGCCGCAACAAAAAGAATTCAGACTATTCCTTCCCAGCCAAAAGCTTATCATCGAGATCAATCTTACTGACTAATCTCAGCTAATAGTTTTTTAAGTGCCTCAGCTGTGAGAGGAATGTACAAACAATCCTGGCCATCCGAATGCCTTCTGGTCTTCACCAGCTCATGATCTTTGAATTCTGTCAGATGGGAGTTTAGTGTAACCTGGCTACTGACGAGGAAGCGCTCCCGACAAATTGCGTATAAATCGTTGATTGGCATGCCTGAAAAGGGAAAACTAGACTGATGACAAAGAAACTAAAATCCAGAGCATAATTCCTTGTAATTCTGAGAGCAACTTGCCTTCTTCATCAGGATGAGACAGTTGGTGTTCTGCAAGTCCTCTGAAAACACTCTGGGCATTGGGCGTCAAACTCTGTAAAACTATGGCAGCTGTTTTGGCAGTTTGAGCGGTACTGCCATGTGCGAGAATCATAGGAAAGAACATTCCTTCAATCCTGTATGGAGCAAAGGTAGGAACATGATACCAGCACCAGTTGAATTGAGTGTGAACCATCTTCTTGTCCCACACTGTCACCCACATCAGTAATAGGTGCAATTAGGCTCAAAGAAAAAATAGCGTTTGGCATGATTTTATCTCTGTGAGGCTACAAATCAGTATTCCTTTCAAGCACAGTTTGTTACGAAGAAGATGTAAGCACAACAATATACAGTGCTGAAGAGTTGCATAAAGATTTGGTTCTCCATTTTAAGGGAAGGATCACAAATACACAAGTACACCTATTGGTGGCTACCACCAGATATGAGGGAATGAATTCAGTGCCTGCCTTAATCAGAATCATAAAGCAACTAAAAAACCAGCAACCTTCCCTCTTGCAatgaaagaaattcaaaaatttgaagaataagatcataaaatacatattaaatACTTCAAAGCAAGAAAAGTTTCAATCGCAAAAAcacatttaatcttaaaataatataaaacttcAGCCTATCCCACACTGATAGAATTAATAGCAAAATTGATGGAAGTAGTTAACAACACGAAAGCACAATGGATGAGTAAGAAAATGCCCAGTGTCAACTAATTTATCCTTTATCAAATAAACCGACAAACTTAACAAATTCAGTGCTATCTACTTATTTCCCCAGTGACAAGATTACTTACAAAGAGCTGAATTCACATGGTCGATTGAAGCAATGATACGAATACAGGAACATGCAGCTATTTGTGAAAGATACTGTTGAGTTTCAGGGTCTCTTAACCCGGGCCCATCAATATTGTGGACAACAATACATATGAAACAATCCTTGTCCTCTGTTTGTGAGCCATTCAGAAATGCTAGAAGATCATCCATGGATCGAGAATTAAATGGCTGTTTGGACAAGTTTCCAGAAGTATTTGCTCTTTTGGTTCTCAATTGATCCGCTAGCAATTCAGCCAAGGATATCACAACCTATATTAAAACAGCAGGGGTTGGTAATGGAGCACTTGTGGGGAGGGACCAAATAGGTCAATATAAAGTTTCTAGCTTCCTAATTTTTTACAGTGTAAATTGTGTTCCCCGTGCAACAGTAGCCGAAACAACTTTCAATAAATTTTCGTTGGTCAATAGATACAGTGGTACAAAGAGCAACCAGTAAAATAAGCATGGGTTGGTAATGGAGCACTTGTGGGGAGGGACCAAATAGGTCAATATAAAGTTTCTAGCTTCCTAATTTTTTATAGTGTAAATTGTGTTCCCCGTGTAACAGTAGCCGAAACAACTTTCAATAAATTTTCGTTGGTCAATAGATACAGTGGTACAAAGAGCAACCAGTAAAATAAGCATGTATCACTTTGGAATTTATCTGAGCAGATGATACCTGTTTTACATTAATTGTCTGAAGGTAGCCATTGATTACTACTACAGAATACTCAGTCAATGCTGTTGATGCAAAATCTTCAATCAAGGATTTTTTAGATCCAAATCCATACATTAGAAGCCCAAAACCACACCTGATACATTCAAAAGAACAGCTAAAAATACACAGATATTTCCAATAACAAATAAGTATGAGTCAGCTAAAACTTTCCCAACAAAACACTACTAACTAGGGAAGAAACAACAGAAGCAAGATGCCAACAACCTAGACAACAATATTAGAATCCTTGgagattcatatatatatatttttttgataggtaaattgaaatatatattaatcactCTTTATTAACCAAAAAATGACAGTAAAAATGTATCCACAAcaattaaaatcttaaatacaaccaaataCCAAATCGGATAGTACACATAAATTAATGAAACACAaaaacatgtaacaaagcttgtcTTAAAATTGACATTCCCTTTCATAAGTAAAGTGCTTTCAGTTCGCATATACACACTCGAGTTTGCACCGCATATCAAAATCACTTGTCTATACCGTAA
This is a stretch of genomic DNA from Carya illinoinensis cultivar Pawnee chromosome 15, C.illinoinensisPawnee_v1, whole genome shotgun sequence. It encodes these proteins:
- the LOC122295625 gene encoding origin of replication complex subunit 2, giving the protein MEINNGVEDEELEEEEEFGFSRNYFLAKELGGSGKKSTRKLSDIGLVDEQELRAAASNIEPKHEKEIVALMNSYKSMYPKWVFELRCGFGLLMYGFGSKKSLIEDFASTALTEYSVVVINGYLQTINVKQVVISLAELLADQLRTKRANTSGNLSKQPFNSRSMDDLLAFLNGSQTEDKDCFICIVVHNIDGPGLRDPETQQYLSQIAACSCIRIIASIDHVNSALLWDKKMVHTQFNWCWYHVPTFAPYRIEGMFFPMILAHGSTAQTAKTAAIVLQSLTPNAQSVFRGLAEHQLSHPDEEGMPINDLYAICRERFLVSSQVTLNSHLTEFKDHELVKTRRHSDGQDCLYIPLTAEALKKLLAEISQ